Proteins co-encoded in one Papaver somniferum cultivar HN1 chromosome 5, ASM357369v1, whole genome shotgun sequence genomic window:
- the LOC113277265 gene encoding respiratory burst oxidase homolog protein A-like: MEFQFQETHDHHQQYSLSNSSSSSSSTSSSSTTTQDWSVPASPGNNQKNHYLQQENDDGVGTKQLRFFDSLNCVGGDKWKDVEQRFDQLASLRTGLISRSDFAYCIGMKDTPDFAEELLNALRGREDLALGISKAELHDHWCRITDPKFDSRVRVFFDLCDRNLDGKITQEEIKQVILLSAATNKLFITQEAAEEHAALLMEDLDSEHHGYIQLSQLETLFKESLSKSAVKTQTETITLTENSVHESHEHYEEPMTSMEIAIRTYWRRAWIVILWLLICFGLFVWKFMQYRERKAFQVMGYCLCTSKGAAETLKFNMALILLPVCRNTITLLRRNRMLNYMIPFNDNINFHKLIAGGIVIGVILHGGTHLTCDFPRIAGCSRSIFRRTIAVHFGNHQPSYYEILATTEVATGLAMVILMAIAFILATHVSRRKSSTLPQPLRKVTGYNTFWYSHHLFILVYVLLIIHSMFLFLTKDISEKTTWMYIAIPVLLYAGERVVRAIRSELDRVEIVKATTYPGKVLSLKMSKPAGFTYRSGMYLFLKCPDISPFEWHPLSLTSAPEDDHLSVHIRTLGDWSYQIYSRFQEAIVSGNPQYPKVYIDGPYGASSQDHVKYDIVVLIGLGIGATPFISVIKDIIHNTLQKPALVEDEESVISKVCSSKAYLYWVTREQSSFGWFRDVMKEISNKNQNKAVIEMHNYLTSVYQDGDARSALISIIQSLHRQKIGMDVLSHTPVHTHFARPNWSEVLSNLSTKHEGARIGVFYCGPSVLAKEMQRLCTKMSSKTTTRFVFHKEHY, translated from the exons ATGGAATTTCAATTTCAAGAAACCCATGATCACCATCAGCAATATTCTTTGTCTAATTCCTCGTCTTCGTCTTCTTcaacatcttcgtcttcaactacaaCCCAAGACTGGTCTGTTCCTGCTTCACCAGGAAACAACCAGAAAAACCATTACTTGCAACAAGAAAATGATGATGGGGTAGGAACGAAACAGCTGAGGTTTTTCGACTCGTTAAATTGTGTAGGAGGAGATAAATGGAAAGATGTGGAACAACGGTTTGATCAGTTGGCTTCGCTGCGGACTGGTCTAATTAGCCGCTCCGATTTTGCATACTGCATTG GGATGAAAGATACACCGGATTTTGCAGAAGAGCTTTTAAATGCATTAAGAGGGAGAGAAGATTTAGCACTAGGAATATCAAAAGCTGAACTCCATGACCATTGGTGTCGAATCACTGACCCCAAATTCGATTCTCGAGTTCGTGTTTTCTTTGATTT gtGCGACAGAAATTTGGATGGAAAGATTACTCAAGAGGAAATAAAGCAG GTTATTTTACTGAGTGCAGCTACAAATAAGCTTTTCATAACACAAGAAGCAGCAGAAGAACATGCTGCCTTACTCATGGAAGACCTTGATTCTGAACACCATGGATACATTCAG CTATCTCAACTAGAAACTCTATTCAAGGAAAGCCTAAGCAAATCTGCAGTAAAAACTCAAACTGAGACAATTACATTGACGGAAAATTCAGTCCATGAATCACATGAACATTATGAAGAACCAATGACGTCGATGGAAATCGCTATACGAACATACTGGAGGCGGGCGTGGATAGTTATACTATGGTTACTCATATGTTTTGGTCTTTTTGTTTGGAAGTTCATGCAATATAGAGAAAGAAAGGCTTTCCAAGTTATGGGTTATTGCTTATGCACTTCGAAAGGTGCTGCAGAAACCTTGAAGTTCAATATGGCACTCATTTTGTTACCTGTTTGCCGGAATACGATTACATTGCTTCGGAGAAACCGAATGTTGAATTACATGATCCCATTTAATGACAACATCAACTTTCATAAG CTAATTGCAGGGGGGATAGTAATTGGTGTAATTCTACATGGAGGAACGCATTTAACATGTGATTTTCCGAGGATTGCTGGCTGTAGTCGATCAATTTTTCGCCGAACCATTGCAGTGCATTTCGGGAACCACCAACCATCTTACTACGAGATATTAGCTACGACTGAAGTTGCCACTGGTCTTGCAATGGTCATTTTAATGGCCATAGCTTTCATCCTAGCGACACATGTGTCCCGGCGTAAGTCATCAACATTGCCACAGCCATTGCGGAAGGTGACAGGATACAACACATTTTGGTATTCACATCACCTCTTCATCCTTGTCTATGTCTTGCTCATCATCCACTCCATGTTTCTCTTCCTCACCAAGGACATTAGCGAAAAAACG ACGTGGATGTATATTGCGATTCCGGTTCTATTGTATGCTGGGGAACGGGTTGTTCGAGCTATAAGATCAGAACTCGACCGTGTCGAAATTGTCAAGGCAACTACTTATCCTGGAAAAGTTTTGTCCTTAAAAATGAGCAAACCAGCAGGCTTCACATACAGAAGTGGAATGTATTTATTCCTCAAGTGCCCTGACATTTCTCCATTTGAATGGCATCCGTTATCGTTAACATCGGCACCGGAAGATGATCATCTTAGTGTGCATATTAGAACATTGGGAGATTGGAGTTATCAGATCTACAGCCGTTTTCAAGAG GCAATAGTAAGTGGTAATCCGCAGTACCCAAAAGTATACATTGACGGTCCTTATGGCGCTTCTTCCCAAGATCACGTAAAATACGATATCGTCGTTCTCATTGGACTTGGTATAGGAGCAACACCTTTCATCAGTGTCATCAAAGACATCATTCATAATACTCTACAAAAACCAGCCCTTGTTGAGGATGAAGAATCTGTCATTTCCAAAGTTTGCTCGTCAAAAGCTTACTTGTACTGGGTTACCAGGGAACAAAGTTCGTTTGGATGGTTTAGAGATGTTATGAAGGAAATATCCAACAAAAACCAAAACAAG GCCGTGATCGAGATGCACAACTACCTGACAAGTGTTTATCAGGATGGGGATGCCAGATCAGCATTAATCAGCATAATTCAATCTCTGCATCGTCAGAAAATTGGCATGGATGTTCTCTCGCACACTCCG